The Solanum pennellii chromosome 7, SPENNV200 DNA segment gaattttcttttatgaaaatcACGACTCTTCATTGTTAAATTATGAGATGTAATTTAACAGTAATAATATTGTGGTTGAGAATGATGGGTGAAGCTAAGAATGATTTCATAGAATGCCTTAAAGTGCTGGAAGGAGCACTAGGAGAGAAGCCTTACTTTGGTGGAGATGATTTTGGTTTTCTGGATATTGCTCTCATTGGGTTCTACTGCTGGTTTTATGCTTTTgacactataacaaaaataacttttagcggcattaaatattgacactaataaagagtgttaaagtctttaccggcattagttaagtgtcattagaaccaatgtcgctgAAGActttaggaacatatacaaagagtgacaattaccactaaaaatacatatttagcgatAATTTAGAATTAAATATCGCTAATGGTCATTTTTATTGTAGTGTGAGATCTATGGTAACTTCAGCTTAGAGGCTGAGTGCCCAAAGCTTGTGGCTTGGGCCAAGAGGTGCATGCAAAGGGACTGTGGCCAAGTCTTTGCCTGACCAACATAAGGTATGTGAGTTTGTATCAATAGCAAGACACAAGTTTGTAATTGAATAAAAGTATCCataatgtaattaaaaaaaggtACTTCATTGTGTTTTCTTGAGTTGTATAGCTTTGTATTTGAAAAGCAAGTTTTTTCATAGTGTAACAAGTTAGTTCTACTTTTACAACTGTAATAAAGGACTCTTAGCATTGTTTTGTTGAGTGCTTATTTTTGTATACTCCTTGTGTGTAGTTTAGTGCTTCTCTTCATAGACAGATctagaatttaaaaatttcaaagttaCACTAAAGTAAATAGATcggtttatttattttggacTTCAATTCAAATATctacataataattaaatttagaatttcaaAACATCACTAATAACACGTGTTAAGTAATACAAAACGGAGCAAGAAATTCAAAAGTCCTTTTTATTGTGGTAACACAGTGTGAGCCCTTTTACTATACTATTCATGCTCCGAATGTTCAGTCTTGGGCGTGTGGTGTACTAGAGTTTCACATTAATTGTAGAAATGAATTAGTCATGTTGTCGTTTGGTTATGTTTTAttgtgaaattttaaaaaagaaaaatttatttccacggtgaaaaatgatatttgaaaattcGAGTTGTGTTTGACTAAACGCCTTGTTATTCTCACTTCATAAGCTGCGACTCCCCCCTGTTCCAGATGCTTAATTCGAGGTGGTTGATGAAATGGAAATTTATCTCATTATATAGTCGTGGTTAATCCTTACTTCATAAAGCTATGTTCCATGCTTCAGAGTTTCACATTAATTGAAGAATTAGAACTATGTCTTGTTATGTAGTATTAATGGATCCTAACTTTGTATGCTACGTTTTGCTAGTGTTTAAGGTCCATTTCCCATGAACTGGCTAGGACTTCTATTTTAGTTTTGTGTCAACAAGTGATGACCCGTTTCATTTTCTGCGTTTGTTGAaaaattttcagttttattgGCCTGCAAGGAAGCTTTGGACAACAAAGGGCGAAGAGCAGGAGACAGCGAAGAAAGATTTCATAGAATGCCTTAAAGTGCTGGAGGGAGTAGTAGGAGACAAGCCTTATTTTGGAGGGGATAACTTTGGTTTTGTGGATATTGCTCTCATTGGGTTCTACTGCTGGTTTAGTGCCTATGAGACTTAATGCACAGAGGCTGAGTTCCCAAAGTTTTTCGCTTGGGCTAAGAGGTGTATGCAGAGGGACAGTGTGGCTAAGTCTTTGCCAGACCAACATAAGCTTCTCGAGTACGTGAAACCTGTTAGGCAGAGGCTtggaattgaataaaaatatgctTATGCATCATAATGTATCCTTTCTTGAGTAGTTGTTTCAAGATTTGAAATGTTTGTTTTCTTCTACTTTACTGTTTTGTTGAGTGTTGGCTTCTGTAGTCCATGTATGAAATTCTGGGGCTTCTCCTCTTTGTAATTACTTCTTCATGAGCATTACGCTTCCGTTCTAAACAAGTTTGAGATTGGCTATAAGATTCTACTCTATACTATGAGGAACGTATATAATAAACTGATGACCTAAAGATACTCTCTCTCGATTTATGTAAAATTGTTTAATTGAGTATGACGTTTAAGAATCTCAAAATTTGTATTTGAAATAAGttgtaaatatttataagaaatgATATCTAATGATCTTGAACTTGACTAATCTTAGAACTTTTGACTTCACTTGTCATATGAATTCAAGATCAAATGTCCAAACTTgtcaaactttaaaattttttactaGACAAGCTAGGTCAAAAGTTCAAAGATTATATGCCTCCAAAACTAATCTTGTAAATCTGTGACTATAagtaattttatcaaatataagATGAGATTGTCTGAAAAGGAAATAATGCAACATTAATATGGATAACGAGAATAGTAAAAAagatttaataataatatcCACAACCttttaaatttgtaaataaattttatttaaatatttgaattactATCGGTGTCAATTGAGCATTTCAACAAATGATAAAAAGTTTCTATTAGGCATtttcaactcaatttttttttttgtgaaaattctTAAACGTCTATTAGATAATTAAGTTAgcataaaatatattaacatattagCCTCATTTGTAAAGATGTGATTTTTATGACTTATAAAGGctaatacatataattaaagaatatcacgtattttaaataattaacttatgtATGTAAAGTTAAaagtatttaataaaaatattttatctatatattaaGGTGctcaattaaaaacaaatttgattatttaaatgaataaaagtatgcataatgtatttaaaaaaaggtACGTCATTGTGCTTTCTTGAGTTGTAGTTTTTGTATTTGAAAAGTTACAGATAGTGTAATAAGTCAATTCTACTTTTACACGTAAATTCAACCTATGAACATATCAAAACCTTATTACATTTAATGTTATCTAAGTTAAAAGTGTGTCATTTGGAATTTGATGATATCAAAgagaattcaatattttttactttataaaaaatttataaaagtttaaaaCCAAAGATAAagttatatttgatatattttttgcaCAAAAGGGAAAGAACACTCTATttagaatttaagaaaattaagttGGAAGACAAGTTTTGAAGCACTTTTTTAACTTTGGAATCCAATttcgaattttaaaattttatgacaAAACATTAGTTGAAATAAAGTGAAAACCACAGGACTAAATATTActactaatatttttattttattcgaGTGGTGTTATATTCTCAtgctattaaatattaaatatctatataaaatattagtaaTCAAATTTAGAGtctcaaaaaattaatattaaaattaatttaataaatgcacctttaattaaaatttcttcAAAGATGTGGCATTATCATATCAACACGTGTCAAGTAATATAAAACGGTTTACCTTTCAAAGATCCTTTCATTTTACAATACTCTCTCCGCCCTATATTAGTTGATCATCTTATTAAAGATAATTGTATTATAGTAGTTGctcatcttaataaattaagaaaatattaaataaattttcttatattattcttgcaatttttcttttttctttttggaaatattcacatttatttataaaacggTTTACCTTTCAAAGATCCTTTTCATTTTACAATACTTTCTCCGTCCTATATTAGTTGATCATCTTATTAAAGATAATTATGTTATAGTAGTTGCTCACcttaataaattaagaaaacacttaaataaattttcttaaattattcttgcaatttttcttttttaaaaaaaaacatttatttataaaattttcaaaaaatattttaacggATGAATTAGTAAATGATTTATTAAGTATAATATGGACAGacgtaataataataaattttgtttttagtaAAAAAAGAACATTTGAGAGCCTCCATTAGTGTTGACTGACCAGGCGATGTAAGCGATGACATATATATAGGTTACAAAGGAATCTCCAagtgctatatatatatataacgcTCTGTATATGATACATTTATCAAATCAGTACCagcaattttatttctttcttgtttattCATACATCAAAAATGGCTAACAATGAGTTGATTTTGTTGGATTTTTGGCCTAGCATGTTTGGCTTGAGGGTGAGGATTGCACTTGCTGAAAAAGAGGTTAAATATGAGTACAGAGAAGAGGATTTGCCGAACAAAAGCCCTCTGCTTTTGCAGATGAATCCTATTCACAAGAAAATCCCTGTTTTGATTCATAATGGCAAACCAATTTGTGAGTCTATTATTGGAGTTGAGTATATTGATGAAGTGTGGAAGGATAAAGCCCCTTTCCTCCCGTCAGATCCTTATGAGAGGGCACAAGCTAGGTTTTGGGCTGACTACATTGACAAGAAGGTAAATTTCATTAGTTTTTTTAAGGCCGATTCGATACTAATTTGTCTTTTcgttatgaaatttgaaaaaaaagtaattttgttTCCAAACTGAAAAATGAGATTTGAAAATTGTGTGTTTGATCAAACGCCTTGTTATCCTCATTTCATACGCTAGGATTCCCCCCTACTCCAGATGATTAATTTTAGGCGTGTGGTGTGTCAGAGTTTCACATTGGTTGATGAAATGGAAATTTATCTTATTATAGAGTTAATCCTTATTTCATTAGGTATGTTCCCTGCTCCAGATGTTCAGTCCTAAGTGCGGGGTTGTTAGAGTTTCACATTAATTGAAAAATTGGAATTATGTCTTGTTATGTGGTATTGCTTAATCCTCACTTATGTTTCGCTAGCGTCTAAGGTCCATTTTCCATGAACTGACTATgacttttattttagtttttgtgtCAACAAGTGATGACCCGTTTCATTTTCTGcatttgttgaaaattttcagttttattgGCCTGCAAGGAAGCTGTGGACAACAAAGGGCGAAGAGCAGGAGACAGCGAAGAAAGATTTCATAGAATGCCTTAAAGTGCTGGAGGGAGTAGTAGGAGACAAGCCTTATTTTGGAGGGGATAACTTTGGTTTTGTGGATATTGCTCTCATTGGATTCTACTGTTGGTTTAGTGCCTATGAGACTTACGGTAACTTCAGCACAGAGGCTGAGAGCCCAAAGTTTGTCGCTTGGGCCAAGAGGTGTATGCAGAGGGACAGTGTGGCTAAGTCTTCGCCTGACCAACATAAGGTCCTCGAGTTTGTGAAAGTTGTTAGGCAGAGGCTtggaattgaataaaaatatggtTATGCAATTATGCATCATAATGTATTGAAAAAAGGCACTTCATTGTGCCTTCTTGTGTTGTTGTTTCAAGACTTTGAAATGTTTGTTTGGTCATAGTGTAAGTTCTACTTGCACTTGTAATAAAGGAGTCTTAGCTTGTGTCTTGTTTAGTGTTGGCTTTTGATGTCCTTGTATGCAACTATGGAGCTTCTCCTCTTTGTAATGATAAGTAATTAATTCTTCACCGGCATTATCTACTATCAAAAAATTACACTTTAGTTATAAACAAGTTGAGATTGGCTATATGATTCTACTCTATACTACGAGGAACATATAATAAACTAATGACAGTTccattattttactttttctcgaTTCTTGTTACCTCTGTTTCCCAAGTGTTTCGAAGAGTAGGGCTCATCGCACCATTTATCTTGTTTCAGTTCTGCATGTAAAGCAGGCTCATTTTTATGATGAGTACAATACATATCTTGCAGCAGTCTGGAGGCATATGTACTCGGATGTTGTGTCTTCAGTTGAACTCATTACTTTTGGCTCGATGTGACTTAATGCTTTGTTGGATTGGTCTTTGgttgtataaataaataatattcacTCACACATCAAGATTTGTATTTTACAGGACATGGGCTAAAGTACCTGACCCATCACTCAAAGAACCTGTGAATTACTTAAATTAGCAGCACCCCATTACCAAATTTTTATCAAGCTGTTTACAGTGTTGGTGtgtgaattaaattttacagatgttatttatataaataacttCTTGTGAAGTTTGGGGCATAGTACCTTTTGTATGCAATACTTACTCGGATAATTTATATACACTGACAGTGTAAAGAAATTATCGTATTCAGTAGTCGATGTTTAAGTCTTTGTTAATCCGTACTCCATAAGCTATGTTTGTTCTTTTCATAATGTAGTGTAGCTCAGTTCAACTTTAATCGTAGTAAAGGACTCTTAGTTTTTGTAATCCTTGTGTGTAACCTGGTGCTTCTATTGTTCTATTCCTAGTATTGAAACGTATCACtctttttcataaatatcaTATACTACAAAATAATTACGTctcaattttaaataagttgTGGATAAGCTATATGATTTTGCACATGATAAGCTTTCATAAGTAAATAAGTCGGGCTTATTTGGTTGATGAGATAAGGATTACAATTCCTAATACTCTTTATGTTTGatcattaaaaattcaaatattttcgtttaatttagatttatgaaattgaaaatgaagtcatgtttaataatattttttgcaaaaaatgaAACATGATATCGGCCactcataaaaaattattccaaACTTTTTTTCTCCCGTGACCAAACATAATACACGAGTCCTAAAATTTGTTTCTagtaaattaaacaaaaatgcatATGACGAATGTAGTGACAAAATGcgaagatttccaagaaaaaaaaatcagaagaaCGTTGAGGGCCCTCTATTGCTTCAACTCTATAATAATCCACGTGACTTGTGAGTCACATGATGTGACGAGAGTAATGACATAAAAACTCGAATACTCCGTGTTTTAAAATAAGTGGTGTTTTTAGATTGAGAATGGACCACAACAgcactatatatatatcttgtaCTGTACCATTAACATATCAGTATTACCAATTCTGcaaaattttgtttctttttcttactTCATACAACAAAAATGGCTAACGATGAGGTGATTCTGTTGGATTTTTGGCCTAGCATGTTTGGTATGAGGCTAAGGATTGCACTTGCTGAGAAAGAGATTAAATATGAGTACAGAGACGAGGATTTGAGGAACAAAAGTCCTCTGCTTTTGCAGATGAATCCTATTCACAAGAAAATCCCTGTTTTGATTCATAATGGCAAACCAATTTGCGAGTCTATTATTGGAGTTGAATACATTGACGAAGTTTGGAAGGATAAAGCCCCTTTACTCCCTTCTGATCCTTATGAGAGAGCACAAGCTAGGTTTTGGGCTGACTACATTGATAAGAAGGTAAATTGATAGTCCCTCTGTTTCAATTAAGACGGTAAGTAAAATTGTTACTAACTATTCTCTTTTTGTTTGTTGAAATTTTAAGTTGTTTGATTCTGGGAGGAAGCTATGGACAACCAAGGGAGAAGAGCAAGAGACAGCTAAGAAAGATTTCATAGAATGCCTTAAGGTGTTGGAGGGAGCACTTGGAGAGAAGCCTTACTTTGGAGGAGATAATTTTGGTTATGTGGATATTGCGTTGATTGGGTACTACAGCTGGTTTTATGCTTATGAGAGTTATGGTAACATCAGTGTAGAGGCTGAGTGCCCAACGTTTGTGGCTTGGGCCAAGAATTGTATGCTGAGGGACAGTGTGGCTAAGTCTTTGCCTGATCAAATTAAGGTCTGTGAATTTGTAAAAGTGCTAAGGCAGAAGTTTGGAATTGAATAAACGTATGGACCATGATTCTGCTAGTAAAGGCGCTTCGCccttcttttgttgttgtttcagATTTGAAATGTGTGTAATTGAGTTCTGCTTTTACTTGTAATGGAACTCTTGGATCTGCTTATAAAGTCTTGTCTTTTGTATGATTCTGGGATTTTCGAAATCACCTTTTTTTTCCATTGGCATCGTCTATAGTACAAAAAATTGGTTCTACTTTATCCCATCAAGAACATCAAGTTTCGATATATCTAGCAGTCTGGAGGCAAGtctatttgaatattgtgtaaGCAGTTTAAGCAAGCATCAATAGTTGATTCCATCGCTCTAACCTGTTATCAATAGGGTTACACAGAGATAATTTACCGTTGATCCAAGACTTCCCTTCTGACTCGAATGTTATACATGTGCAACATACGTATACATATCGTAATAAAGCATACAGAGTCATCAACACAAACACAACTTTTTCAGGGTTCGTCTCTGAGTTCAACAGAACAACACAGGAGGAGCGAAGGGAAAGAACATTTATTCATAAACATAATATGAACTAGAATCAACAACTTCTTTCAGTTGAACCTGCAGAACCCGCTCTAGATTGGTTTTTGTTTTAGGCAATGCCAATCCTCTGTCTCAACATGACAACAAAATCATAGATTTTGTCAGGATCAGAAAGATACTTAGAGACATTCTCCTTTTGCATACACCTCTTGGCCCATGCCACAAACTTAGGACACTCTGGTTCAATACTAAatttgccaaatttttcataAGCAGGGAACCAGCTATAGTAAGGAATGAGTGCCAAATCCACAAAACCAAAACTTTCTCCATCGAAGTATGGCTTGTCTCCCAATTCCCCTTCCAACACCTTCAAACACTCAATGAATTCTTTATTAGCTGCTTCTTGGTCCTCCACTTTTGTTGTCCAAATTTTCTTTCCACCATCATAAATCTGTATTCTcccacaaaaaaaagaaaaaaaattacatccttttcaatcaaatttagctcataaataaataaatcttacACTAAGCCTCAATTTCAAAcaagtttttttatattttgatgatcAGCTTTCGtacacctcgactaattccacggAATAGTATTTTTGTTTCTGCTGAATTTTGAACATCAGACCTTAGAATTTTCAACTACTTCATTAGCCACTAGGCTACACCCTAGGTTGTATCTAAACCTAAATTTATGTTTGCATAAAAGTCACACCCATGACTAAAACATGCTCTTACAAATTATAGGATCTAAACTAAATGAACTAAGATGACAAACATATTTTATGATAGTTACATACCTTTTTGTCAACATAATCAGCCCAAAACCTAGCTTGAGCTCTCTTATAAGGATCACTAGGCAACAAAGGTGATTTGTCATTCCAAACTTCATCTATGTACTCAACAATTATGAGTGACTCACATATTGGTTTTCCATTATGGATCAACACTGGGATTTTCTTGTGAATTGGATTCATTTGTAAGAGTAAAGGACTTTTGTTCACCAAGTTCTCTTCTTTGTACTCATATTGGATCCCCTTTTCAGCCAGGGCAATTTTTACCCTCACAGCAAACATACTCACATAAGTACCCAAAAGGACAACTTCATCAGTCATTTTTTTGCTGAAAATTTGTTGTAAGTAGAATTGCAAGAAATAATGTAGACTGTGTTTGTTGAAGATAAGCCATAGGGATGATACTTACTATGTAATATACATAAAGAAGGGGCCCTACCACCAAATGTTAGGTCAGACTTTAGAGTAACAACTAACAAAATGTCAATTTATTAgttcttcctttttttaaaaaaaatgatctaatttaatttcgaacgaagtttaaaaaaataaagaaatttttttaattttgtggttctaaactaaagttatgttaaatgtatcaaaatattctttaatcttgtggtcttaaacatttcacgtgaaaagttaaaattaaaatattgacaaaaaaaaaagaagacattctttttcaaacaaactaaaaatgaaatagaaacattttttttaaaatagaaaaaatatttaatacctgagtcaaaattttttgtaaaaaaatatagacTAAATAAGTAAACACAAAAAGGGATGAAATGATTCAATATATAGTATATTAATATATCTAGATGATAAAAAGGGGACTAACCACTACTTGTGTTGGGTAAAAAGTAACCTCCATCTAGTGATCATAGTAAAAAAATTCactaactaaaaaaatttaaaatctaaagTAAACCACCAATAAATCAGGAGGATATTTGAGATTGTTGCATTTTTAGTACTTACATGAGACACACGTGCGTTTGCACATACTCaaaactaatatatattatctcAAATGTAAAGTATTGTTTCAAGAAAAGAATGTTCGGGTGAGTCTCTTTTGCTCCTTCTAGGTTCGCCCATGTCTTTATATTTTACAAGAGACgatgacaaaattaaaaaagtagtTATCAATTcacttgaatttaaattttttctattctcttttaatcttaataaataaattaaatatttataattttaactcattattattattattattattattgtaatattaatttgaattcgatgtataaattcataaatttgctttcaaagtgtgagttttaaacatgaacatatatttaataagaaTTACTTTATTCCTAAACTGAGACTTCTCGACACgaatttgaataaattaaatttcaaaactaATGCTAGACACTTTATTATTAAGAGTAAGAagccaaaaaatattatattatgtcgTGTGGGTACCATGCTAGAAAGGTCTCATCTTCCCCTTTTGGCCTTACCATTTGATTGTTGACCATACACAAAAAAGTAAATACGTACTGctttcttttaataaaatcattattattattatatttatttttatactttttgaATAAAGATTATATTTGTTGttagttatattttttgatatatttatttttattattctagtttatgattatattatccTTTATCTGTTAAATCtctatatttcaaaaaattacctATATAGTGTCTACAtgagttttatttttctctaattaaatctaattactatttaaattattttaatctgCCCACACAATTAAATTCGATTcactaatcaaaataaatacaatttgaTTCTTCGCTTAAATGTATTATATGCATGTGTTTTTATAACAGATACAGATAACTATACACCTTCCCTTTCACGTTAGACAACGATCAAATCAAGAATGAATGCATATTAatattcaatttaatatttttgctaaACATATTAGAGTCaactttcatatttaatttcgACGcacaaaattgattaaataatttattcaaaataaatataatttttttggtgagAATATGATcttctattaattattttatgggataaaatctttaaatatataccacaattaaaaattattttttgaacaaaaaaaaaagcttcAAATAGAAAGTGCGCATTTCCATGAGCTCCTAGATGTCTcgttgtattcatatatttctttttttaatgtattattgTTCTTTTTCTTGGTGTTTCTTTTTCGCTTATGTCTAGCAATATAGAAAACAAGGTTATCTGATCTACAAAATcaacattaaaaatatgaaacatattCTCCCACGACCACTTCAAGAATAAAATCTCATACCAACTTGTTCAGGATAAGATGATTTGCCGTTGTTAAATCAATTATTGTTTTAAATTGGCATTTTTAAGAAGCTTCAATTTCACGAGTACTCAAAAGGATTTTCCATGTATATATTCATTTGCTAGAGTGAACTGTTTATCTCAAAAAAGTATTATGCCTTTACTTTAGTCTATCaaatatagtaatatcatatttttaaagataataagATAGAGTGATAGAAGAATA contains these protein-coding regions:
- the LOC107026068 gene encoding probable glutathione S-transferase, which encodes MANDEVILLDFWPSMFGMRLRIALAEKEIKYEYRDEDLRNKSPLLLQMNPIHKKIPVLIHNGKPICESIIGVEYIDEVWKDKAPLLPSDPYERAQARFWADYIDKKLFDSGRKLWTTKGEEQETAKKDFIECLKVLEGALGEKPYFGGDNFGYVDIALIGYYSWFYAYESYGNISVEAECPTFVAWAKNCMLRDSVAKSLPDQIKVCEFVKVLRQKFGIE
- the LOC107026069 gene encoding probable glutathione S-transferase; its protein translation is MTDEVVLLGTYVSMFAVRVKIALAEKGIQYEYKEENLVNKSPLLLQMNPIHKKIPVLIHNGKPICESLIIVEYIDEVWNDKSPLLPSDPYKRAQARFWADYVDKKIYDGGKKIWTTKVEDQEAANKEFIECLKVLEGELGDKPYFDGESFGFVDLALIPYYSWFPAYEKFGKFSIEPECPKFVAWAKRCMQKENVSKYLSDPDKIYDFVVMLRQRIGIA
- the LOC107024301 gene encoding probable glutathione S-transferase — translated: MANNELILLDFWPSMFGLRVRIALAEKEVKYEYREEDLPNKSPLLLQMNPIHKKIPVLIHNGKPICESIIGVEYIDEVWKDKAPFLPSDPYERAQARFWADYIDKKFYWPARKLWTTKGEEQETAKKDFIECLKVLEGVVGDKPYFGGDNFGFVDIALIGFYCWFSAYETYGNFSTEAESPKFVAWAKRCMQRDSVAKSSPDQHKVLEFVKVVRQRLGIE